One part of the Cyprinus carpio isolate SPL01 chromosome A25, ASM1834038v1, whole genome shotgun sequence genome encodes these proteins:
- the LOC109073885 gene encoding nuclear transcription factor Y subunit beta-like, with amino-acid sequence MDGDSSTTDASQLGITGEYMAGSHFVLSQAQEDEGDEGLNDHEDGNGSKDNLREQDIYLPIANVARIMKNAIPQTGKIAKDAKECVQECVSEFISFITSEASERCHQEKRKTINGEDILFAMSTLGFDMYVEPLKLYLQKFREAMKGEKGISSVTVTEGMGEELTDETFANPLPAGIITADGQQQNVMVYTTSYQQIPGVQQLQFS; translated from the exons ATGGACGGAGACAGTTCAACCACAGATGCCTCCCAACTTGGCATAACAGGAGAGTATATGGCTGGTAGTCACTTTGTTCTATCTCAAGCTCAAGAAG atgAAGGTGATGAGGGTCTCAATGACCACGAGGATGGCAATGGAAGCAAAGATAACCTACGTGAACAAGACATCTATCTCCCCATCGCCAACGTTGCTCGAATCATGAAAAATGCAATCCCACAAACTGGAAAA ATAGCGAAGGACGCCAAGGAGTGTGTGCAGGAGTGTGTGAGCGAGTTCATCAGCTTCATCACTTCAGAAGCCAGCGAGAGATGCCATCAGGAGAAACGCAAGACCATAAACGGCGAAGACATCCTGTTCGCAATGTCCACGCTGGGTTTCGACATGTACGTGGAGCCTCTGAAGCTCTACCTGCAGAAGTTCAGAGAG GCCATGAAAGGAGAGAAAGGCATAAGCTCTGTAACTGTAACCGAAGGCATGGGAGAGGAGCTGACCGACGAGACATTCG CAAATCCACTGCCTGCAGGAATCATAACAGCTGATGGacagcaacaaaatgtgatgGTGTACACCACCTCCTATCAGCAG ATCCCAGGCGTGCAACAGCTCCAGTTCTCCTGA
- the slc41a2a gene encoding solute carrier family 41 member 2 — protein sequence MPETRRPDRTSSFSSKEFSESDPLFHNEFYGTALASGTISEIHGQEMPSESVRALVIQILFPFLLAGFGTVLAGMLLDVVQHWDVFRNVTEIFILVPPLLGLKGNLEMTLASRLSTAVNVGRFNSSSEKWNLIIGNLALKQVQATVLGFLAALVASALGWILEEELIVNHVALLCCCSIVTAFTASLLQGIVMVGVIVGSKKVGVNPDNIATPIAASLGDIITLGLLAVISQGFFYCMEPYPYITYLVCVVFLCLTPMWVILSFRHSDSQKLLFSSWEPVITAMMISSLGGLILDRTITDPKLEGVVLYSPVINGVGGNLVSIQASRVATYLHFHCPLGELPDDAKGCYSPCHNFCTTGPNGRSAQVLLTLAIPGHLVFIYTIYLIQGSPDPPTAVFIFFYLAAAFTQVFLLLGIVDVMVHCLWKWGRDPDSFSIPYLTALADLLGTGFLTLCFLLMSLLNVT from the exons ATGCCAGAGACCAGAAGACCCGACCGAACATCAAGCTTCAGCAGTAAAGAATTTTCAGAGTCGGATCCCTTATTTCACAATGAGTTTTACGGGACAGCATTGGCTTCTGGCACCATATCGGAGATTCATGGCCAGGAGATGCCGAGCGAGTCAGTCCGGGCCTTGGTGATACAGATTTTGTTTCCATTCCTCCTAGCTGGTTTTGGGACGGTTCTGGCAGGGATGTTGCTGGATGTAGTGCAG CACTGGGACGTTTTCCGTAATGTGACTGAGATCTTCATCCTTGTCCCACCTCTACTGGGCCTAAAGGGGAACCTGGAGATGACATTGGCATCAAGACTTTCCACTGCT GTGAATGTTGGCAGATTTAACTCTTCAAGCGAGAAATGGAACCTGATCATTGGAAATCTCGCCCTCAAACAG GTACAAGCTACAGTTTTGGGCTTCCTGGCTGCTCTGGTAGCTTCGGCTCTTGGTTGGATCCTGGAGGAAGAGCTCATCGTGAACCATGTAGCTCTGCTTTGCTGTTGCAGCATTGTGACAGCATTCACAGCATCTCTGCTGCAGG GCATCGTAATGGTTGGTGTGATTGTTGGATCCAAGAAGGTGGGCGTGAACCCTGACAACATAGCCACGCCCATCGCTGCCAGTTTAGGTGACATCATCACACTTGGACTCCTGGCCGTCATTAGTCAAGGCTTCTTTTACTGCATGG AGCCATACCCTTATATTACCTACCTGGTGTGTGTTGTTTTCCTATGCCTGACGCCGATGTGGGTAATTCTTTCATTTCGGCATTCTGACAGCCAAAAACTGCTGTTTTCCAGCTGGGAGCCAGTAATAACTGCAATGATGATCAGCAG TCTTGGAGGACTGATTCTGGACCGTACCATCACTGATCCAAAGCTTGAAGGAGTTGTTCTCTACAGTCCTGTTATAAACG gtgttgGTGGTAATCTGGTTTCCATCCAGGCTAGTCGTGTAGCCACGTATCTTCATTTTCACTGTCCGCTGGGCGAGCTTCCAGATGACGCTAAAGGATGTTACTCCCCTTGCCACAACTTTTGCACCACAG GACCGAATGGGAGATCAGCACAGGTGCTGCTCACGCTGGCCATCCCAGGTCACCTGGTCTTCATCTACACCATTTACCTGATACAAGGCAGCCCGGATCCACCCACTGCAGTCTTCATTTTCTTCTATTTGGCAGCTGCTTTCACACAG GTGTTCCTTCTGCTGGGCATTGTTGATGTGATGGTTCATTGCTTGTGGAAGTGGGGCAGGGATCCTGATAGCTTCTCCATCCCGTATCTAACAGCTCTGGCGGATCTTTTGGGCACTGGCTTTCTGACACTGTGTTTTCTTCTTATGTCACTG TTGAATGTTACTTGA